The following proteins are encoded in a genomic region of Streptococcus sp. 29892:
- a CDS encoding TlpA family protein disulfide reductase: MKKLVSIVVCLLVSCFVLTACSLLPLVSPSSTESTLQANQPVTLDFSLKDKDGKDVNLADYKGKKIYINVWATWCGPCQREIPELEEVYQEYKDKEDYVFLSITSPKDAEFANTNPSDVSKAEILEKASELGATYPVLFDTKDQAMTHFGIAAFPTHILINSDGTLKISFAGQVQKDKLVELLEEMQ, translated from the coding sequence ATGAAAAAGTTGGTATCAATTGTCGTTTGCTTACTTGTTTCTTGCTTTGTTTTGACTGCCTGTTCCCTTTTACCATTGGTCAGTCCGTCTTCTACTGAGTCGACTTTACAGGCAAATCAACCGGTCACGCTAGATTTTTCCTTAAAGGATAAGGATGGGAAGGATGTCAATCTAGCAGATTATAAAGGGAAAAAGATTTACATCAATGTTTGGGCGACCTGGTGTGGTCCTTGTCAGAGGGAAATTCCTGAATTGGAGGAAGTTTACCAAGAGTACAAGGATAAGGAAGATTATGTTTTCTTGTCTATCACGTCACCTAAGGATGCTGAGTTTGCGAATACCAATCCATCCGATGTGAGCAAGGCTGAAATTTTGGAGAAGGCCAGTGAGTTAGGAGCGACCTATCCAGTCTTATTTGATACCAAAGACCAGGCTATGACACATTTTGGTATTGCTGCTTTTCCGACCCATATCCTTATCAATAGTGATGGAACCCTCAAGATTTCTTTTGCAGGACAAGTTCAAAAAGATAAGTTGGTCGAATTATTGGAAGAAATGCAATAA